CTGGCTGGTCGACTCCATCGTCTCGACGGTGTCGCCGGCCTGTGACTGGATGCGCTCGATGCGTTCCTCGATGTCCCCCGCGGCCTCTTTGGTCTCTTCCGCGAGGCCCTTGATCTCGTCGGCGACGACGGCGAAGCCCGCGCCCTCCGCGTCGGCGTGGGCCGCCTCGATCGAGGCGTTGAGCGCGAGCATGTTGGTCTGCTCGACGATCTGGGTGATGACCGAGACGATCTCGCCGATCTCGTCGAGGTCCTCGTCGAGTGCGTTGATCTCGGCGACGGTCTCCTCGGTCTCGGCCTCGATGCTGTTCATCTCCTCGATTGCCTCCTGGGCCGCTCTACGGCCGTCTTCGCCGACCTCGGCGGCCGACTGGGACGTGTCGGCCACCTGCTGGGCCGACGCCGCCATCTCCTCGGAGGCCGCAGAGAGGTTCTCCATCTCCGAGGCCGCGTTCTGGAGCCGCTCGCTCTGTTCGTTCGTGCCGTCGAAGATCTCCTGGATCGACTCGCTGACCTGCTGGCTGGCCCGGTCGACCCGCTGGGCGTTCGTCCCCACGTCGTCGCTCGCCTGCAACACGTTGCTCGCGAAGGACTTCATCTCGGCGATGGTCGTCGAGAGGTCCGCCAACATCGCGTTGATCTCCTCGCCGACCTCGCTCATCGCGTCGTTCATGCTCTCGGTGTCGACGCGGACGGTGAGGTCGCCGTCGGCCGCCGAGGACAGTGCGTCGCTGTACTCGGTGGCCTTCAGTTCGAGGTGGCCCGTCAGCGCCTCCATCTCGGCCTGCTCTTCCTCGGCGTCCTCGCGGGCCTGCTCGGCGTCACTCTTGGCTTGCTCGGCTTCTTTCCGTGCCTCCTCGGCGTCTGAGATCGTCTCTCGGAGGTTCGTCCGCATGTCATCGAGCGACTGGTACAGCGAGCCGATCTCGTCGGTCCGGGCGGTGGTCAGGTCCACGTCGAGATCGCCGGCACCCATCTCCTCGGCCCTGTTCGAGAGTCGGCGAAGCGAGACGATCGTGCCGCTCCCGATCGTGACGCCGACGAGTCCGAGGTTGATCACCGCGAACAGCACGATCCCGATCAGGTCGGAGTTGATCTGGGAGCTCAGCGCGTAGGCCTCGCTCCGGTCCGAGTGGACCATCACCGTCCAGTCGGCCGTTTCGAGCGTCGTCATGCCCATCAGCGTGTCGCCCATCGCCATGAAACCGGATTCGCCCGACGCCGGCATCGTCATGTTGCCGTCGTGTGGCGTGTTGATCTTGCTACTGTTGGGGTGGGCGATGTACTGACCCTCGTCGTTGACGACGGCGGTGTAGGACCCCTCACGCTGGTCGGAGAACGCCTCCGTCCGCTCCTTCAGATCGGTCATGAAGACGATCGCGTGATCGCTGTCGCCCTCAACCGGCGAGAGGATGGC
Above is a genomic segment from Halomicrobium sp. LC1Hm containing:
- a CDS encoding methyl-accepting chemotaxis protein → MSSETSSLLPEFIGDSYALRLGLALALAVIVVIAVGAVVSVQASDELESDVESDLRATSATQADQIDAWLGSARQSVRMTSALPVFESGSTSEVQAQLNTLQDNDRLPADVVAVHYVDTTTMEIEASSSEDFVGVDASEQGAPFATDPPNFEGPDDTHVTTPFQVSVVDHPIIAILSPVEGDSDHAIVFMTDLKERTEAFSDQREGSYTAVVNDEGQYIAHPNSSKINTPHDGNMTMPASGESGFMAMGDTLMGMTTLETADWTVMVHSDRSEAYALSSQINSDLIGIVLFAVINLGLVGVTIGSGTIVSLRRLSNRAEEMGAGDLDVDLTTARTDEIGSLYQSLDDMRTNLRETISDAEEARKEAEQAKSDAEQAREDAEEEQAEMEALTGHLELKATEYSDALSSAADGDLTVRVDTESMNDAMSEVGEEINAMLADLSTTIAEMKSFASNVLQASDDVGTNAQRVDRASQQVSESIQEIFDGTNEQSERLQNAASEMENLSAASEEMAASAQQVADTSQSAAEVGEDGRRAAQEAIEEMNSIEAETEETVAEINALDEDLDEIGEIVSVITQIVEQTNMLALNASIEAAHADAEGAGFAVVADEIKGLAEETKEAAGDIEERIERIQSQAGDTVETMESTSQRITDGVETVEEAVNALETIVEYTEEVDAGIQEIDRATEEQAETATELLEMIDKLTEISQETATEADTVAGAAEDQAHSIGEVSDSATELRQRADELEQALDRFSVQSAESPGQQTTAATDDD